Proteins from a genomic interval of Synechococcus sp. A15-28:
- the psbA gene encoding photosystem II q(b) protein, which produces MSTAIRSGRQSNWEAFCSWVTDTNNRIYVGWFGVLMIPCLLAATICFTIAFIAAPPVDIDGIREPVAGSLIYGNNIISGAVVPSSNAIGLHFYPIWEAASLDEWLYNGGPYQLVCFHFLIGISAYMGRQWELSYRLGMRPWICVAYSAPLSAAMAVFLVYPFGQGSFSDGMPLGISGTFNFMLVFQAEHNILMHPFHMLGVAGVFGGSLFSAMHGSLVTSSLVRETTETESQNYGYKFGQEEETYNIVAAHGYFGRLIFQYASFNNSRSLHFFLGAWPVVGIWFTSMGVSTMAFNLNGFNFNQSILDSQGRVLNTWADMVNRAGLGMEVMHERNAHNFPLDLASVESTPVALQAPAIG; this is translated from the coding sequence ATGTCCACCGCTATTCGCAGCGGACGCCAGAGCAACTGGGAAGCGTTCTGCTCCTGGGTCACAGACACGAACAACCGCATTTATGTGGGTTGGTTCGGTGTGCTGATGATTCCCTGCCTTCTGGCGGCCACCATCTGCTTCACCATCGCCTTTATCGCAGCACCCCCTGTTGATATCGACGGCATCCGCGAGCCTGTCGCTGGCTCCCTGATCTACGGCAACAACATCATCTCCGGTGCTGTTGTTCCTTCCAGCAACGCCATCGGCCTGCACTTCTATCCCATCTGGGAAGCCGCTTCTCTCGATGAGTGGCTGTACAACGGCGGCCCTTATCAGCTGGTGTGCTTCCACTTCCTGATCGGCATTTCCGCCTACATGGGCCGTCAGTGGGAACTCTCCTACCGCCTGGGCATGCGCCCCTGGATCTGCGTCGCCTACAGCGCTCCGCTGTCTGCTGCGATGGCTGTTTTCCTGGTCTACCCCTTCGGTCAGGGCTCCTTCTCCGATGGCATGCCCCTGGGCATCTCCGGCACGTTCAACTTCATGCTGGTGTTCCAGGCTGAGCACAACATCCTGATGCACCCCTTCCACATGCTGGGTGTTGCAGGTGTGTTCGGTGGCTCCCTGTTCTCCGCCATGCATGGCTCCCTGGTGACCTCCTCCCTGGTGCGTGAAACCACCGAGACCGAGTCCCAGAACTACGGCTACAAGTTCGGCCAAGAGGAAGAGACCTACAACATCGTGGCTGCCCACGGTTACTTCGGTCGCCTGATCTTCCAATACGCCTCCTTCAACAACAGCCGTAGCCTTCACTTCTTCCTGGGCGCCTGGCCTGTTGTCGGCATCTGGTTCACGTCCATGGGCGTGTCAACCATGGCTTTCAACCTGAACGGCTTCAACTTCAACCAGTCCATCCTGGATAGTCAGGGCCGCGTCCTGAACACCTGGGCTGACATGGTGAACCGTGCCGGCCTCGGTATGGAAGTGATGCACGAGCGTAACGCTCACAACTTCCCCCTCGACCTGGCTTCCGTTGAGTCCACTCCTGTGGCTCTGCAGGCTCCTGCCATCGGTTGA